In one Candidatus Dechloromonas phosphoritropha genomic region, the following are encoded:
- a CDS encoding RHS repeat-associated core domain-containing protein, protein MGSGWTVFNNKGKPVRQYEPFFTDTHVFEFDVRRGVSLILFYDPVQRVVATLNPNHTWQKVVFDPWRQETWDVNDTVLIDDPKEPNDDPDVDNSDVADYFRRLPDADYLPSWYAQRADGALGAQEQAAATKAARHAFTPSAAHVDSLGRAFLTVAHNRLKRSDTPVNDRPEEAFRRTRVVLDIEGNQRNVIDALDRSVMRYDYDMLGNQVHSWSMDAGERWLLNDIADKPIRAWDSRGFARRLTYDALRRSTGLFVTESGVERLAERTVYGEALGAATNHRGRVSQQFDAAGVVTSIGYDFKGNLLSSQRDLLPDYQSGVDWLQDPSATAGRFTSSGTYDALNRPVTATSPDGSVYRPQFNDANLLQQVDVHLRGAGTATHFVTNIDYDAKGQRQQISYYNGTVAAYEYDPLTFRLMRLKTTRPAGADTTASQIFESPTLVQDLRYVYDPVGNLTRIHDAALNTTFRDGQQIDPAAGYAYDAIYQLIEATGREHIGQSAFNFDPPGGACRDYPFVGNRANPNDLQALRNYTERYQYDAVGNFETMAHLASGAGWTRRYEYGEPSLIEAGKPSNRLSQTTVGNGFTQVERYAHDAHGNMTALPHLPLMRWDYRDQLMASARQVVNDGTPETTYYVYDAAGQRVRKVTERSANAGVTAARKNERIYLGGFEVYREYDGAGAAVTLERESLHVMDDQQRVALVETQTVEDGSVVRTPVPLQRYQFGNHLGSASVELDGGGALIGYEEYHPYGTSAFQAGRSAAEVSLKRYRYPGMERDEETGLACHGVRYYATWLGRWASADPKGVNTGINRYRYGSGNPANRLDPSGLEDVASQSWTDWFLSFNPFSNIPLMDATRTLGPVYGDPVHLDPDAVKEGQTRTAESVSDVGSTILDIVLSVAGSGIELPIGRGWGAAERGPSMSRHQLRKVLPERWSHPRRARVWRRPASRGSTR, encoded by the coding sequence GTGGGCAGCGGCTGGACGGTGTTCAACAACAAGGGCAAGCCGGTCCGCCAGTACGAGCCCTTCTTCACCGACACCCATGTCTTTGAATTCGATGTCCGCCGCGGCGTCAGCCTGATCCTGTTCTACGACCCGGTGCAGCGCGTCGTCGCCACCCTCAATCCCAATCACACTTGGCAGAAAGTGGTGTTCGACCCCTGGCGGCAGGAGACCTGGGACGTCAACGACACTGTCCTGATCGACGATCCCAAGGAACCCAATGACGATCCGGATGTGGACAATTCAGATGTAGCGGACTACTTCCGCCGTCTGCCCGACGCGGACTACCTGCCGTCCTGGTATGCGCAGCGGGCCGACGGCGCGCTGGGTGCGCAAGAGCAGGCTGCCGCAACCAAGGCAGCCAGGCATGCCTTCACGCCGAGCGCCGCGCATGTGGATTCCCTTGGCCGTGCCTTTCTCACCGTCGCCCACAACAGACTCAAGCGCAGCGATACGCCAGTCAATGACCGCCCAGAAGAGGCCTTCCGCCGCACCCGCGTCGTACTCGATATCGAAGGCAACCAGCGTAACGTCATCGACGCGCTCGACCGCAGCGTCATGCGCTACGACTACGACATGCTCGGCAACCAGGTGCACTCGTGGAGCATGGATGCCGGCGAACGCTGGCTGCTCAACGACATTGCCGACAAGCCCATTCGCGCCTGGGACAGCCGCGGCTTTGCGCGGCGCCTGACCTACGATGCGCTGCGCCGCTCTACAGGCCTGTTCGTGACCGAAAGTGGCGTGGAACGACTGGCAGAGCGTACCGTATACGGCGAAGCCCTGGGAGCCGCGACCAACCACCGCGGCCGTGTGTCCCAGCAGTTCGACGCCGCCGGCGTCGTGACCAGCATCGGCTACGACTTCAAGGGCAACTTGCTCTCGAGCCAACGCGATCTCCTGCCGGACTACCAGTCCGGGGTCGACTGGTTGCAGGACCCCTCCGCAACCGCCGGCCGCTTCACTAGTAGCGGCACGTACGACGCGCTGAATCGCCCCGTCACGGCGACCTCGCCGGACGGCAGCGTGTATCGTCCCCAATTCAACGATGCCAACCTGCTCCAACAGGTCGACGTGCACCTGCGGGGTGCAGGTACGGCCACGCACTTCGTCACCAACATCGACTACGACGCCAAGGGCCAGCGCCAGCAGATCTCCTACTACAACGGAACGGTCGCGGCGTACGAGTACGATCCGCTGACCTTCCGCTTGATGCGCTTGAAGACGACGCGCCCCGCGGGCGCCGACACAACCGCCTCGCAGATCTTTGAGAGCCCGACCCTGGTGCAGGACCTGCGCTACGTCTACGATCCGGTTGGCAACCTCACCCGCATCCATGACGCGGCCCTGAACACAACGTTCCGCGATGGTCAGCAAATCGATCCGGCCGCGGGCTACGCCTACGACGCGATCTACCAGCTCATCGAGGCCACGGGCCGCGAGCACATCGGGCAGAGCGCCTTCAACTTCGATCCACCCGGCGGCGCCTGCCGCGACTACCCCTTCGTCGGCAATCGGGCGAACCCCAACGACCTGCAGGCGCTGCGCAACTACACCGAGCGCTACCAATACGACGCCGTCGGCAACTTCGAAACAATGGCCCACCTGGCGAGTGGAGCCGGCTGGACGCGGCGCTACGAGTATGGCGAACCAAGTCTGATTGAGGCGGGCAAACCGAGCAACCGGCTGAGCCAGACGACCGTGGGCAACGGATTCACTCAGGTCGAGCGCTACGCACACGACGCCCACGGCAACATGACGGCGCTGCCGCACTTGCCGTTGATGCGTTGGGACTACCGAGATCAGCTCATGGCATCCGCGCGCCAGGTGGTCAACGACGGTACACCGGAAACGACCTACTACGTTTACGATGCCGCGGGGCAGCGGGTGCGCAAGGTTACCGAGCGGTCGGCAAACGCCGGCGTAACCGCGGCGCGGAAGAATGAGCGCATCTATCTCGGCGGGTTCGAGGTGTATCGCGAGTACGACGGCGCTGGCGCTGCGGTTACGCTGGAGCGCGAGTCTCTGCACGTCATGGATGACCAGCAACGAGTGGCGCTAGTGGAGACGCAGACCGTTGAGGACGGTAGCGTGGTCCGGACGCCCGTGCCGTTGCAGCGGTACCAGTTTGGCAACCATTTGGGTTCCGCTAGCGTGGAGTTGGATGGGGGTGGGGCGCTGATTGGGTACGAGGAGTATCACCCGTATGGAACGTCAGCGTTTCAGGCGGGGCGCAGCGCCGCGGAGGTGAGCCTGAAGCGGTATCGGTATCCGGGGATGGAGCGAGATGAGGAGACGGGGCTCGCGTGCCACGGAGTGAGGTACTACGCGACGTGGTTGGGGCGGTGGGCGAGTGCGGACCCAAAGGGGGTAAATACGGGGATAAACCGCTATCGTTACGGAAGTGGAAATCCGGCGAATCGCCTCGACCCCTCCGGCCTAGAGGATGTTGCTTCGCAATCATGGACCGATTGGTTTCTGTCGTTCAACCCTTTCAGCAATATACCGCTTATGGACGCTACTAGAACCCTTGGGCCAGTGTATGGCGACCCGGTCCACCTCGATCCGGATGCGGTCAAAGAAGGACAGACTCGCACGGCAGAATCAGTTTCAGATGTCGGTTCCACCATCCTGGACATCGTCCTTAGCGTTGCGGGTTCTGGAATTGAACTTCCGATCGGACGAGGTTGGGGCGCTGCGGAACGTGGACCATCGATGTCACGGCACCAGTTGCGGAAGGTGTTGCCCGAACGGTGGTCGCATCCGAGGCGCGCAAGGGTGTGGAGGCGGCCAGCCTCTCGAGGGTCGACCCGTTAG
- a CDS encoding peptidoglycan-binding protein, whose protein sequence is MNKITFPLNLQVQGPEVADLHEALALLGFAIAKSEQTKQRFGPTTQAALSKFQTVQKLAATGEVDAATADALNAVLADMGAFDPAPGGGNDPPVPNIPPETSRLFSVQGEVVKPDGAPVPNQIVRAYDRALCEWRQLGDADAVVRTNDLGRYEFTYDPAQLTQWGRLAPTSRSRCAIRPPTPCSPSRR, encoded by the coding sequence ATGAACAAGATCACCTTCCCTCTCAATCTCCAGGTGCAGGGCCCCGAAGTCGCTGACCTTCACGAGGCACTGGCATTGCTGGGCTTCGCGATCGCCAAGTCGGAACAGACCAAGCAGCGCTTCGGCCCTACGACTCAGGCCGCGCTGAGCAAATTTCAGACGGTGCAGAAGCTCGCCGCGACCGGCGAGGTCGACGCGGCCACCGCCGATGCCCTCAACGCGGTGCTGGCCGACATGGGTGCCTTCGATCCAGCGCCGGGCGGCGGCAACGATCCGCCCGTACCCAACATCCCTCCCGAAACTTCTCGGCTATTCAGCGTTCAGGGCGAGGTGGTCAAGCCGGATGGCGCGCCGGTGCCCAACCAGATCGTGCGCGCCTACGACCGGGCGCTGTGCGAATGGCGCCAGCTGGGTGACGCCGATGCCGTAGTCCGCACCAACGATCTGGGCCGCTATGAATTCACCTACGATCCGGCGCAGCTGACGCAGTGGGGAAGACTCGCGCCGACCTCAAGGTCGAGGTGCGCGATCCGACCGCCGACACCGTGCTCGCCGAGTCGCCGCTGA
- a CDS encoding ATP-dependent RecD-like DNA helicase codes for MTNSPAPELDRLAGLVERVTYHNEENGFCVLRLKVRGERELITLIGHAPAVSPGEYASASGHWITDREHGRQFRAVFVKISPPTTLTGIERYLGSGMVKGIGPVYAGKLVKAFGASVFDIIEQSPQRLRDIAGIGEVRARKITSGWADQKIIRGIMVFLHAHGVSTSRAVRIFKTYGHDAIDIVRENPYRLARDIRGIGFLSADTIAQKIGIGKDSPLRAQAGISYALSEASGQGHCGLPYAELVPLAVKLLNISESIIETAIAREIETKELVPDTVDAQPCVFLATLYAAEQSIAAQIERLIGDTTTLPSFDAEKAIPWVEQKLSIQLADSQKAAVRLALPAKFLVITGGPGVGKTTLVNSILTIMNAKGVKPLLCAPTGRAAKRLSESTGIEAKTIHRLLEVNPINGQFKRNADNPLECDLLIADECSMIDVPLANQLFKAVATSTAVILVGDVDQLPSVGPGQFLADLIDSGAVPVIRLTEVFRQAAASRIVRIAHQINQGIYPDFPAKGEVSDFYFVGAEDPEAIAQTVVDLVQTRLPKKFRLDPVRDIQVLCPMNRGITGARGINQSLQAALNPPGEHSVDKFGYRFSAGDKVMQIENNYDRDVYNGDIGFVTSVNLDDAELAVEFDGRAVSYPFGELDELVLCYATTIHKSQGSEYPVVVIPVSTQHYMMLKRNLIYTGITRGKKLVVLVGQKRALAMAVKGKQVGRRWSKLKERLVTAKR; via the coding sequence ATGACCAATTCCCCCGCCCCTGAACTCGACCGCTTGGCTGGTCTGGTTGAACGTGTTACCTACCACAACGAGGAGAACGGTTTTTGCGTGCTTCGCCTTAAGGTGAGGGGTGAGCGAGAACTGATCACCCTGATTGGTCATGCGCCCGCTGTATCTCCGGGTGAATACGCCTCTGCTTCCGGTCACTGGATCACCGATCGCGAACATGGCCGACAGTTCCGCGCGGTGTTCGTCAAGATCTCTCCGCCAACCACCCTGACCGGCATTGAGCGTTACCTCGGTTCGGGCATGGTCAAAGGCATCGGCCCGGTCTATGCCGGGAAACTGGTCAAAGCGTTCGGTGCATCCGTCTTCGACATCATCGAGCAGTCACCGCAACGGCTTCGTGACATCGCTGGCATCGGAGAAGTTCGCGCCAGAAAAATCACCTCCGGCTGGGCCGACCAGAAGATCATTCGCGGCATCATGGTCTTCCTGCATGCGCATGGTGTCTCCACTTCCCGCGCAGTGCGCATCTTCAAGACCTATGGCCACGACGCAATCGACATCGTCCGCGAGAATCCTTACCGACTCGCGCGGGACATTCGCGGCATCGGATTCCTTTCGGCAGATACCATTGCCCAGAAGATCGGCATAGGGAAGGATTCTCCTCTGCGGGCTCAAGCCGGGATTTCCTATGCGCTCAGCGAAGCCTCTGGGCAGGGCCACTGCGGATTACCCTATGCCGAACTGGTGCCTTTGGCGGTGAAACTCCTCAATATTTCAGAATCCATCATCGAAACGGCCATCGCGCGGGAGATCGAGACCAAGGAACTGGTTCCCGACACCGTCGATGCTCAGCCCTGTGTGTTTCTGGCCACTCTTTACGCGGCAGAGCAATCCATCGCTGCTCAGATCGAGCGTCTGATTGGCGATACGACGACGCTGCCATCCTTCGATGCGGAGAAGGCTATCCCTTGGGTTGAGCAGAAACTCTCCATCCAGTTGGCGGATAGCCAGAAGGCGGCAGTACGCCTCGCACTCCCTGCCAAGTTCCTGGTGATTACCGGCGGGCCAGGGGTGGGCAAGACGACCCTGGTCAATTCCATCCTGACCATCATGAACGCCAAGGGTGTAAAGCCGCTGCTCTGCGCACCCACTGGGCGAGCAGCCAAGCGACTCTCGGAATCCACTGGCATCGAAGCAAAGACGATCCATCGCTTGCTGGAAGTCAATCCGATCAATGGTCAGTTCAAGCGCAACGCTGACAATCCGCTGGAATGCGATCTCCTGATCGCTGATGAATGTTCGATGATCGACGTGCCGTTGGCAAACCAACTGTTCAAGGCAGTGGCGACTTCCACCGCTGTGATCCTGGTGGGGGACGTGGATCAACTGCCTTCGGTGGGCCCCGGACAGTTTCTGGCCGATCTGATCGACTCCGGCGCGGTGCCTGTCATTCGGCTGACAGAGGTGTTCCGCCAGGCGGCCGCATCGCGCATTGTGCGTATTGCCCACCAGATCAACCAGGGCATCTACCCTGACTTCCCAGCCAAAGGCGAGGTCTCGGATTTTTACTTTGTCGGTGCCGAAGACCCAGAGGCCATCGCCCAAACCGTGGTTGATCTGGTGCAAACGCGCCTACCCAAGAAGTTTCGCCTTGATCCGGTGCGTGACATTCAGGTGCTGTGCCCGATGAACCGGGGGATCACCGGTGCTCGCGGCATCAACCAGTCCCTGCAGGCAGCCCTCAATCCTCCTGGCGAACACAGTGTCGATAAATTCGGCTACCGCTTCAGCGCTGGCGACAAGGTGATGCAGATCGAGAACAACTATGACCGGGATGTCTATAACGGCGACATCGGCTTTGTGACCAGCGTCAATCTCGACGATGCCGAACTTGCCGTTGAGTTCGATGGGCGCGCGGTGAGCTATCCGTTCGGGGAACTCGATGAACTGGTGCTCTGTTACGCAACGACAATTCACAAATCACAGGGCTCAGAATATCCGGTGGTGGTGATTCCCGTATCGACCCAGCACTACATGATGCTCAAGCGCAATTTGATCTACACAGGGATCACCCGTGGCAAGAAGCTGGTTGTGCTGGTCGGCCAGAAACGCGCTCTGGCCATGGCGGTCAAGGGGAAACAGGTCGGACGACGCTGGTCGAAGCTGAAAGAACGGCTGGTCACGGCGAAAAGGTAG
- a CDS encoding site-specific integrase, protein MTKHNANNERIKRRYFAYLKEAKGHSEPTVDAVANALAKFEADTKHRDFKAFHFEQAIAFKKHMVEQKGQRSGEKLSKATLNATFAHVKRFFHWLAGQPGYKSRLQYSDAEYFNLSEKDVRVATARREQAGPTVEQVKHVIAMMPAESAIQRRDRALIAFTLLTGARDSAIASLKLKHVDLAAGCVHQDAREVRTKFSKTFTTYFFPVGDEIRRIVEEWVAFLQAEKLWGNDDPLFPATDIALGDSRQFEAVGLKRAHWSSAARIRTIFRDAFAGAGLPYFNPHSLRNTLVRFGQSVCKTPEDFKAWSQNLGHEKVLTTFLSYGQVENRRQGEIIRGLGTPQLAAQSDVSVLAKALARELRDSGMGTLVDST, encoded by the coding sequence ATGACGAAACACAACGCCAACAACGAACGGATCAAGCGCCGGTACTTCGCTTATCTGAAGGAGGCGAAGGGCCACAGCGAGCCGACTGTTGACGCAGTCGCGAACGCTTTAGCCAAGTTCGAGGCCGATACCAAGCACCGTGATTTCAAGGCGTTTCACTTCGAGCAGGCCATTGCATTCAAGAAGCACATGGTCGAGCAAAAGGGGCAACGATCCGGCGAGAAGCTGAGCAAGGCAACCCTGAACGCCACCTTCGCGCACGTCAAACGATTCTTCCACTGGCTCGCTGGGCAACCGGGCTACAAGTCGCGCCTTCAGTATTCCGACGCGGAGTATTTCAACCTGTCGGAAAAGGACGTGCGCGTTGCGACGGCCAGACGGGAGCAGGCGGGGCCGACTGTGGAACAGGTGAAGCATGTCATCGCCATGATGCCGGCCGAGAGCGCGATCCAGCGCCGCGACCGCGCCCTCATCGCGTTCACGCTCTTGACCGGCGCACGGGACAGCGCCATCGCCTCGCTGAAGCTGAAGCACGTCGACCTCGCTGCTGGTTGCGTCCATCAAGATGCGCGAGAGGTTCGGACCAAATTCAGCAAAACCTTCACAACGTACTTTTTCCCGGTTGGGGACGAGATTCGCCGAATTGTCGAGGAGTGGGTGGCGTTTCTTCAGGCGGAGAAGCTCTGGGGCAATGACGATCCGCTCTTCCCGGCCACGGACATTGCACTGGGTGACTCTCGGCAGTTTGAAGCGGTCGGCCTGAAACGGGCACATTGGAGCAGCGCCGCGCGAATTCGCACGATCTTCAGGGATGCCTTTGCCGGCGCCGGCCTGCCCTACTTCAACCCGCACAGCCTTAGAAATACTCTCGTTCGGTTCGGACAGTCGGTCTGCAAGACCCCGGAGGATTTCAAGGCTTGGAGCCAGAATCTTGGCCATGAAAAGGTGCTGACGACCTTTCTGAGCTATGGTCAGGTCGAGAACCGCCGGCAGGGCGAGATCATTCGTGGTTTGGGGACGCCACAACTCGCCGCGCAGTCAGATGTCAGCGTGCTTGCCAAGGCGCTGGCCCGTGAGCTGCGCGATTCGGGCATGGGGACGCTGGTCGATAGCACCTGA
- a CDS encoding helix-turn-helix domain-containing protein, whose amino-acid sequence MSKRHPNPRLAKIHRNYTVEEIATLFGVHRNTVRAWVKRGLATSDDRRPMLILGRDLVTFLQAQRAKNKRTCQPGEIYCVRCRAPKAPAGSMADYEALTATQGNLIAICPDCETIIYRRVSLAKLAQVRGKLDITFPQALRHIGESQQPSVNSDFR is encoded by the coding sequence ATGAGCAAGCGTCACCCGAACCCCCGCCTCGCCAAGATCCACCGCAATTACACCGTGGAAGAAATCGCCACGCTTTTTGGTGTGCACCGCAATACCGTGCGGGCGTGGGTCAAGCGAGGACTCGCGACCAGCGATGATCGGCGACCGATGCTGATCCTCGGGCGCGACCTGGTTACCTTCCTTCAGGCGCAACGGGCAAAGAACAAGCGGACCTGCCAGCCGGGCGAAATCTATTGCGTGCGCTGCCGCGCGCCGAAAGCGCCAGCCGGGTCAATGGCGGATTACGAAGCCCTGACCGCAACCCAGGGGAACCTGATCGCGATCTGCCCGGATTGCGAAACGATCATCTATCGGCGCGTCAGTTTGGCCAAGTTGGCGCAGGTTCGCGGGAAACTGGACATCACGTTTCCGCAAGCACTGCGACACATAGGCGAGAGCCAACAGCCCTCCGTGAACAGTGACTTCAGATAG